The Deinococcus puniceus genome segment GGGCGGTGCTGGCCGCGCCAAAGGCACGATCCATGCGCTGGGTCAATTCTTCAATGTCACGGAAGGGATCAAATCGCATCACTGTTCATACCTCCTGAGATTGGTCGCGCTGGCCGCTGCTTTCTTGGCCTCGCGCTGATAGAGATATGCTATTACTTGAGTGCCATCGTGTCAAGTTTAGTGCAGCTTTAGCGGAAGGTAATATTTTTTGGAAGCGGCGCAGTGGTCAAGTCCCGCCCACCTGATAGACTCGCCTGCGGAAGTAGGTCAAGCCTGACCTGATCCACCGAGAAGCACAGCCACCTTTCTCAGCGATCCCGTGAGGTCGCGCCCGCCCTGTGAGGCAGGAGAGGAGTTCATATGAATGCCCAGATAAATCCACGCCTGACATCTGTATCCCAAACACGCCGACAGCCCGCGCTGGACGGTCTTTTTTTTGTTGGGGGCACTCCATGACGCCCCAGCCCAAAGCCACCATCCTGACCGCCGACGAGGTGCGCCGCGCCATGACGCGCATTGCCCACGAGATCGTGGAGCGCAACAAGGGCGCGGAGAATCTGGCCCTGATCGGCGTGCACACGCGGGGCATTCCGCTGGCCGCGCGGCTGGCCGCCAAGCTGGAAGAACTGGAAGGCGTGGCGATTCCCACTGGAATGCTGGACATCACGCTGTACCGCGATGACCTCTCCGAGATTTCGCACCAGCCTGTGATCCGCGAAACGCATGTGCCGTTTGATCTGGCCCGCCGCCGCGTGATTTTGGTGGATGACGTGCTGTACACGGGCCGCACCGTTCGCGCCGCGCTGGACGCCCTGATTGATTTGGGCCGCCCGGAAGGAATTCAGTTGGCGGTTCTGGTAGACCGGGGCCACCGCGAATTGCCGATTCGGGCCGACTACGTGGGCAAAAACCTACCGACGGCCAAGTCGGAACTGGTGAAGGTGAAGTTGCTGGAAACGGATGGTCTAGACCTTGTCGAACTCTGGGACTTGAACGGGACGGCAGACCAATGACCGCCCGCCCGCGCCACCTGCTGGACTTTGAAGGCTGGACGCCCGAACGCCTGACCGCCCTGCTGGACAACGCCGACACTATGAATCAGGTGCTGGAACGGCCCGTGAAGAAGGTTCCGGCGCTGCAAGGCCTGACGGTCTGCACGGCGTTTTTTGAGAATTCCACCCGCACCCGCATCAGCTTTGAACTGGCTGCCCGCCGCATGAGTGCCGATGTGGTCAGCTTTGCCACCGGAAACAGCAGCGTCAGCAAGGGCGAGAGCCTGCGCGACACCATCGAGGTGCTGACGGCCTACAAGGTAGACGCTTATATCGTGCGCCACGCCGCTGCCGGGGCCGCGCATCTGGTGGCCCGCTACAGTGGCAAACCCGTGATCAATGCGGGCGACGGACGCCGCGCTCACCCCACGCAAGCCCTGCTGGACGCCTACACGGTGCGGCAGGAATACGGCTCGCTGGAAGGCAAAACGGTTGCCATTATCGGAGATATTCGCCATTCACGGGTGGCCCGCAGCAACGCCGAATTGTTGCCTAAGCTGGGAGCAAAAGTCGTGCTGTGCGGCCCCGCTACGCTACTTCCGGCAGATTTGGCGGCCCTCCCCGGAGTCACGCTGACCACCAACCCGCGTGAGGCGGTGCGCGGCGCACACGCGGTCATGGCCCTGCGCCTGCAAAGCGAGCGCATGAGCGGCGGCTACCTCGGCAGTTTGCAGGAATACGCCGACGTGTATCAGGTGAACGAGCGCCTGTTGGCAGAGGCCGAAGCGGGCGCAATCGTGCTGCATCCGGGGCCGATGAACCGTGACCTGGAAATCAGCGCCGACACCGCCGACAGCCCCAGAAGCCGCGTGCTGAAACAGGTAGAGAATGGGCAGGCAGTCCGGATGAGCGTGCTGTATCACCTGCTGGTTGGGCGCGAGTAAGAAATGAGGCGGGCTTTGTTGGCTGGCCTGATGCTGACGCAAGGGTGGGCGGGGGCGTGTTCACCAGCCAAACCCTCTGCTTCATTCCTGAAAGCCAATAAGCAACTGTCGGCCCTTCAATCAAGTCCCTGCACCGCGCCACGAATGCCACGTTCCCGAACATGGTGCAAGGTTTTTGCGGCTTCTCCCAGCCAAGTGATTCCCCTACTGACGGCCATCTATCCGGGAAAGGTCAAGCAGAGTGGGGATGGCTGGACGCTCAGCGCCGAGGCTGGCAGCGTGGTTTTGCAAGTCAAGGCTACCAGCGCGGGCACAACGGTTTTGGGACAGCGCGTGATCTCTGTCAAAGAGAGATTAGGTTCGGAACTGTACCGCGTTCTCGCCGGACAACCGCAGAACTTCTGGCAAGAAGTGAAGAGGCTGTTCGCTCCGCCCACCTGCCAAAGTCTGGGCATCACAGACACGACTTGGTACCGCATCGAACGCTGCCGCTTTGTTCCTCAGCGCCCAGAGCCGAATAGCACCCCGTCTATAGAAATTTCTCTCCGAAGCGCCGTAGACCGCACGGTTCCTTTGCATCAGACCAAGCGATTCGGCACCAGCCCCAACCCCTGCATCATGTACGACTTTTTCTGAATCAGGAGTCCCCATGACCCTAACAATCACCAATATCCGCCGTCCCAATTCCGAAACGCTGGAATCCATCACCCTAGAGAACGGCCTGATTAAAGGCTGGAACCTGCCCGCTGAGGGCGAAATCATAGACGGCAAGGGCGGCACGCTTGCGCCTGCGCTGATCGAACTGCACGCGCATCTGCGGGAGCCGGGGCAAACCGAAAAAGAAGACCTCGCGTCGGGCCTCGCGGCGGCGGCGGCGGGCGGCTACGGCACGGTGGTGTCTATGCCGAACACGTCGCCAGTGGTGGATGACCCCGCCATCGTGCGCTCACTCATCGAGAAGGCCAACCGCCTCGGCTTTGCGCGGCTGCGGCCTGCGGCGGCCCTGACCAGAGGGCAAACGGGCGAAACGCTGGCCGAATTGACCTTTTTGCAGGACGCGGGCGCGGCCATGTTTACCGACGATGGGCGCACCAACGAAGACGCGCGGGTGTTGCGGCTGGGGCTGGA includes the following:
- the pyrR gene encoding bifunctional pyr operon transcriptional regulator/uracil phosphoribosyltransferase PyrR — protein: MTPQPKATILTADEVRRAMTRIAHEIVERNKGAENLALIGVHTRGIPLAARLAAKLEELEGVAIPTGMLDITLYRDDLSEISHQPVIRETHVPFDLARRRVILVDDVLYTGRTVRAALDALIDLGRPEGIQLAVLVDRGHRELPIRADYVGKNLPTAKSELVKVKLLETDGLDLVELWDLNGTADQ
- a CDS encoding aspartate carbamoyltransferase catalytic subunit; translated protein: MTARPRHLLDFEGWTPERLTALLDNADTMNQVLERPVKKVPALQGLTVCTAFFENSTRTRISFELAARRMSADVVSFATGNSSVSKGESLRDTIEVLTAYKVDAYIVRHAAAGAAHLVARYSGKPVINAGDGRRAHPTQALLDAYTVRQEYGSLEGKTVAIIGDIRHSRVARSNAELLPKLGAKVVLCGPATLLPADLAALPGVTLTTNPREAVRGAHAVMALRLQSERMSGGYLGSLQEYADVYQVNERLLAEAEAGAIVLHPGPMNRDLEISADTADSPRSRVLKQVENGQAVRMSVLYHLLVGRE